A single genomic interval of Helianthus annuus cultivar XRQ/B chromosome 6, HanXRQr2.0-SUNRISE, whole genome shotgun sequence harbors:
- the LOC110944569 gene encoding uncharacterized protein LOC110944569 encodes MPVWCHMFVQTLTEGARLWFDSLPPGGIDSYEELSEKFLRNFGQQRKVVKNLNEILHIRQRDNERIDQYMERFVRESMNIKDVPEVMKISSFINELKHTQLCEKLGKSSPTHLTTLWTGSEPLSEGKTQTRPSYSPYRPRGRGPPPYSDNFTPLTKTPSEILATERVKNSFPRPPPIKPGPKAQPNEYCDLHKGFGHKIDDCMYLKREIEAAVKTGRLAHLVKEIKEGGGDRKGRDAREPGRADVDMVRRRSEFETTRSVKARILGSPDCMKAPILMPHLEENEVQRLPLNISAIIAGHKVSRIHVDGGSGVEVIYEHCFLRFDRDVRDRLEEDSIPLVGFNNSVSHSLGKIRLPFTVGVGDRARTINLTFTVVRAPSKYNAILGRPGIGDLQAQASTPHGALVFQTPKGLAWVKSAYKVISSVSKEEASEKPQKEGIEEWVLCDRLNSA; translated from the exons ATGCCTGTATGGTGCCACATGTTTGTACAAACTCTGACAGAGGGAGCCCGGCTCTGGTTTGACAGCCTCCCTCCAGGGGGAATTGATAGTTATGAAGAGTTAAGCGAGAAGTTCCTCAGGAACTTTGGTCAGCAGAGAAAGGTGGTCAAGAACCTAAATGAGATCCTCCACATAAGGCAGAGGGACAATGAGAGAATAGACCAGTATATGGAGAGGTTCGTCAGGGAAAGCATGAACATCAAAGACGTCCCGGAGGTCATGAAGATCAGCAGTTTCATAAACGAGCTGAAGCATACACAGCTGTGTGAGAAACTGGGGAAGAGTTCCCCCACTCATTTGACAACCTTATGGACAGGGTCAGAGCCTTTGTCAGAGGGAAAGACACA AACGAGGCCCTCATACTCCCCGTACAGACCCCGGGGGAGGGGTCCCCCTCCTTACTCCGATAATTTCACCCCCCTCACCAAGACCCCAAGTGAGATACTGGCCACTGAGAGGGTAAAGAACTCCTTCCCAAGGCCACCACCCATAAAACCCGGGCCGAAGGCACAACCAAACGAGTACTGTGATCTTCACAAAGGTTTTGGGCACAAAATTGATGACTGTATGTATCTGAAAAGAGAGATAGAAGCCGCAGTAAAAACAGGAAGGCTGGCCCACTTGGTTAAGGAAATTAAGGAGGGGGGAGGGGATCGCAAGGGAAGAGATGCAAGGGAGCCTGGGAGGGCAGATGTTGATATGGTTAGAAGGAGGAGTGAGTTCGAGACCACCCGGAGTGTAAAGGCCAGAATCCTGGGCTCCCCGGACTGCATGAAAGCTCCCATCCTTATGCCACACCTGGAAGAAAATGAAGTGCAACGACTACCCCTAAACATCTCAGCCATAATAGCTGGCCACAAGGTATCTCGAATACATGTGGATGGAGGGTCCGGTGTCGAAGTAATATACGAGCATTGTTTTCTTAGATTCGACAGAGATGTAAGAGATCGGCTTGAAGAAGACTCCATCCCCTTAGTGGGATTCAACAACAGTGTATCACACTCCCTGGGAAAAATCAGGCTCCCATTCACAGTTGGGGTAGGGGATCGGGCCCGAACGATAAACCTGACCTTCACAGTGGTCCGGGCACCCTCGAAGTACAACGCGATCTTAGGAAGACCTGGAATTGGGGACTTACAAGCACAGGCATCCACCCCCCACGGAGCTTTAGTGTTTCAAACACCGAAGGGTTTAGCCTGGGTTAAATCCGCTTATAAGGTAATTTCTTCCGTATCCAAAGAAGAAGCATCTGAGAAGCCCCAGAAAGAGGGAATAGAAGAGTGGGTCCTTTGCGACAG GCTTAACAGCGCGTAA
- the LOC110865073 gene encoding uncharacterized protein LOC110865073 isoform X1, giving the protein MAVLMGEKEELAAELKYLKEVGSVSQEQLNTMYANYGVTSDDNQRLAREKHWLITEGFGAFLAVVAQSEDFKGGLEEIYRAYRDVGYQAGLKDGYAYSAQGLGRKETPLYNSKAKRKLSKLDEEFGSKTPNILKKILEHPLISIDELKAQFSSAGPSSPPSLV; this is encoded by the coding sequence ATGGCGGTGCTGATGGGAGAGAAGGAAGAATTGGCTGCTGAGCTGAAGTATCTGAAGGAGGTTGGCTCCGTTTCTCAGGAGCAACTTAACACCATGTATGCGAATTACGGGGTAACCTCTGATGATAATCAGCGGTTGGCAAGGGAAAAGCATTGGCTGATCACTGAAGGTTTCGGAGCTTTCCTTGCTGTTGTTGCTCAGTCAGAGGACTTTAAGGGTGGTTTAGAGGAGATATACAGGGCTTACCGGGATGTGGGCTACCAGGCCGGTCTGAAGGATGGATATGCTTACTCTGCCCAGGGTTTGGGCAGGAAAGAGACTCCGTTGTACAATTCCAAAGCTAAGAGGAAGCTGTCCAAGTTGGACGAGGAGTTTGGAAGCAAGACCCCTAACATCCTGAAGAAGATCCTGGAGCATCCCTTAATATCGATTGATGAGTTAAAAGCCCAGTTTTCCTCTGCTGGTCCTTCCTCTCCGCCATCTTTGGTCTAG